A region of Coturnix japonica isolate 7356 chromosome 15, Coturnix japonica 2.1, whole genome shotgun sequence DNA encodes the following proteins:
- the LOC107321433 gene encoding proline dehydrogenase 1, mitochondrial-like: MALPSAVRALHATAARVGAPRSVPRGAAPPLPASGKGGTRPVPSSVPPRDATPTVNFGDPEEAFRSKSSAELLRGLLVLGMCAVGPLVEHNRELLQLGKRVLGQALFERLMKMTFYGQFVAGEDQEAIKPLIRRNRAFGVGAVLDYSVEEDLSPATAERHELDSCTSAAEKEPGGAERREKQFRAHRGFGDRRDGVISARTYFYADEAKCDQHMETFLRCIDASSGSSEDGFSAIKLTALGRPQFLLQFSEVLVKWRRFFHQMAAEQGQGGRAALEMRLEVEKLQESLAKLGIATKAESQHWFTGENVGESGTVDLLDWNSLIDSRTKLSKLLLVPNIKTRQLEPLLSHFTEEEELQMKRMLQRMDVLAKRATETGVRLMVDAEQSYFQPAISRLSLEMQRRFNRERAIIFNTHQCYLKEAYDNVSVDVELSRREGWHFGTKLVRGAYMEQERERAAKIGYEDPINPTYEKTNEMYHRCLDYVLEEIKHSRKANVMVATHNENTVKFTLRRMMELGIHPSEKKVCFGQLLGMCDQITFPLGQAGFPVYKYVPYGPVDEVLPYLSRRAQENRGFMQRANQERDLLWREFKRRLFAGTIFSSNP; this comes from the exons ATGGCTCTACCGAGCGCCGTGCGGGCTCTCCACGCCACCGCCGCCCGCGTGGGCGCCCCACGCTCCGTTCCCCGCGGGGCCGCCCCACCGCTACCGGCCAGCGGGAAAGGGGGAACGCGGCCGGTTCCATCGTCGGTCCCACCGCGGGATGCGACCCCGACCGTAAATTTCGGGGACCCGGAGGAAGCGTTCCGCAGTAAAAGCAGCGCCGAGCTGCTGCGGGGGCTGCTGGTGCTTGGGATGTGCGCGGTGGGACCGCTGGTGGAGCACAACCGAGAG CTGCTGCAACTCGGGAAGCGGGTGCTGGGCCAGGCGCTGTTCGAGCGGCTGATGAAGATGACCTTCTACGGGCAGTTCGTGGCCGGGGAGGACCAGGAGGCCATCAAACCGCTCATCCGGCGGAACCGGGCGTTCGGGGTGGGCGCCGTGCTGGATTACAGCGTGGAGGAGGATCTGAGCCCGGCCACGGCCGAGCGCCACGAGCTGGA CTCCTGCACCTCTGCAGCCGAGAAGGAGCCAGGAG gagcagagaggagagagaagcagTTCCGTGCCCATCGTGGCTTTGGGGATCGCCGTGATGGAGTCATCAGTGCACGCACCTATTTCTATGCCGATGAGGCCAAGTGTGATCAGCACATGGAGACCTTCCTGCGCTGCATCGATGCATCAA GTGGCAGCTCAGAGGACGGCTTCTCGGCCATCAAGCTGACAGCACTGGGCAGACCTCAGTTCCTG CTGCAGTTCTCAGAGGTGCTGGTGAAGTGGCGGCGGTTCTTCCACcaaatggctgcagagcagggccaggGCGGGCGGGCAGCGCTGGAGATGAGGCTGGAGGTGGAGAAGCTGCAG GAGTCCTTGGCCAAGCTCGGCATCGCAACCAAGGCAGAGAGCCAGCACTGGTTCACAGGCGAGAACGTGGGTGAGAGCGG CACTGTGGATCTGCTGGACTGGAACAGCCTGATTGACAGCCGCACCAAGCTCTCCAAGCTGCTGCTTGTCCCCAACATCAAG accAGGCAACTGGAGCCTCTGCTTTCACACTTCACCGAGGAAGAGGAACTGCAAATGAAACGGATGCTGCAGCGGATGGATGTCCTTGCCAAG AGAGCCACGGAGACGGGCGTGAGGCTGATGGtggatgcagagcagagctACTTCCAGCCAGCCATCAGCCGCCTCAGCCTGGAGATGCAGCGCCGCTTCAACAGGGAGCGGGCAATCATCTTCAACACCCACCAGTGCTACCTGAAG GAAGCTTATGATAACGTGAGTGTGGACGTGGAGCTGTCACGCCGGGAAGGCTGGCACTTTGGTACCAAGCTGGTCCGTGGAGCCTACATGGagcaggagagggagagagcagCGAAGATTGGCTACGAGGATCCCATCAACCCCACCTATGAGAAGACCAATGAGATGTACCACAG GTGCCTGGATTATGTCCTGGAGGAGATCAAGCACAGCCGGAAAGCCAATGTCATGGTGGCAACTCACAATGAGAACACGGTCAAATTCACCCTACGCAG GATGATGGAGCTTGGGATCCATCCTTCAGAGAAGAAGGTCTGCTttgggcagctgctgggcatGTGTGACCAGATCACCTTCCCCTTGG GTCAGGCTGGCTTCCCTGTCTACAAGTATGTCCCCTATGGCCCGGTGGATGAGGTGCTGCCCTACCTGTCCCGCCGTGCCCAGGAGAACAGGGGCTTCATGCAAAGAGCCAACCAGGAGCGGGACCTGCTCTGGAGGGAGTTTAAGCGGCGACTTTTTGCAGGCACCATCTTCAGCTCCAACCCCTGa